TAATGAGGATAGAACCAAACGGCATTTTACACAGCCACTCGCTGCCCCTACCTTGAACGAGCATGACCGACCCCCTACCCGGCGGAGGTGTTGATCACCCTACTCGACAAGGACAGACCATGAGCATCGAATTCATCGGCTATATCGGCGGCCACCATGCGTCCGAGATCCACCCGCGCAGCGGCCCTACCCTGCAACCGGATTACGTGGAAACCGTGGCCCGCGCCCACGAAGAGGCCGGTTTCGACCGCGCGCTGGTGGCCTTTCATTCCAACAGCCCGGACAGCACGTTGATCGCCGCCCACGCCGCCAGCGTGACGAAAAAACTGCAATTTCTCATCGCTCACCGTCCGGGTTTCGTCCAGCCGACCCTGGCGGCGCGCCAGTTCGCCACGTTCGATGTGTTCAACGGCGGGCGTACCGCCGTGCACATCATCACCGGGGGCGATGACCGCGAACTGCGTGCCGATGGCAGCCATATCGGCAAGGACGAACGCTACGCGCGAACCGACGAATACCTGAGCGTGGTGCGTCAGGAATGGACCGCCGAGCAGCCCTTCGATTTTGCCGGCACTTACTACCAGGTCGAAGGCGCGCACTCCACGGTGAAGTCGCCGCAGCAGCCGCATATTCCGTTGTATTTCGGTGGTTCTTCCACTGCCGCGATTGAGGTGGCCGGCAAGCATGCCGATGTGTACGCGCTGTGGGGCGAGACCTATGAGCAGGTGCGCGAGGTGGTGACCCAGGTGCGTGCCGAAGCGGCCAGGCATGGGCGCACGATTCGCTTCAGTTTGTCGCTGCGCCCGATCCTGGCCGAGACCGAAGAATTGGCGTGGGCGCGCGCCGAGAACATCCTGCAACGGGCCACCGCGCTGGCCGAGCAGAATGGCTTTGTACGCCGCGAACCACCGAATGAAGGCTCGCGCCGTTTGCTCGCGGCGGCGGCACAAGGCGCGCGGTTGGATAAGCGTTTGTGGACAGGCATTGCCGGGCTGCTCGGGGCGCAAGGTAACTCCACCTCACTGGTGGGCACGGCCGAGCAAGTCGCTGAGGCGCTGGTGGATTACTACGACTTGGGAATTACCACGTTCCTGATCCGTGGGTTCGATCCGCTCAATGATGCGATTGAGTACGGCAAGCAATTGATCCCCCTCACCCGCCAGTTGATTGCACAACGCGAACAGGCCAGGCAAGTCGCGTAAGCAAGAACACTACAAACCAATGTGGGAGGGGCGAGTCGAATCGTCGCACCGCCCCTCCCACTTTTTAACTGCATTTCAAGGTTGGGATTTGAGGAAGGTGGCGATCAGTTGATTGACCCGCTCCGCCGCTTCCAACTGCACCATATGCCCCTGCCCCGGCACGATCTCCACCTGGGCCGCCAGCCCCTCGGCATGCCCGGCCGGGATGATTGCATCGTCACTGCCCCAGATCACCAGGCTCGGTTGTCGGGCCACCACGGCGCGCAGATCCAGGCGCTGCCGCCCACCCTCAAACAGCTGGGAATTGAGCTGCTGCAACGCCTGATCCACCCCTTCCAACCGTTTGAATTTGAGCATGTCCTCCAGCATCTGCCGGGTGACCAGCGCCGGGTCGCTGAACAGTTGGGTCAGTTGCGGCTTGAGCGCATTGCGGTTATTCGCCGCGGTAAAACCTTGCAGGTAATCGCCATTGATATCCGCGCCAAGCCCGGCGCTGGCGATCAGGATCAAGGAAGCAACCCGTTGCGGCGCCTGGCTGGCCAGCGTCAGGCTGACCAGCCCACCCATGGAGTGCCCGGCCAGGTGCACGCGGTCGAGCTTGAGGTGATCAAGCAACGCCAGCACCGCCTGGCTCAGTTCTTCGGCATCACCCGTTTGCAACTGCTTACCCGACTCGCCATGCCCCGGCAGGTCCAGGGCGATCACCCGGCGCTCGGCGGCCAGGGCCGGTTGGTTGAACAGCCAGTTGTTCAAGTCGCCACCAAACCCGTGTACCAGCACCAACGGCGTATCGCCTTCGCCCAGGTCCAGATAGCGCAGCAAGCGCCCGCCTATCTCGACCTTCTGCGCGCTCGGGCCGCTGGCTTCGGATTCGGCGGCGGT
This region of Pseudomonas asgharzadehiana genomic DNA includes:
- a CDS encoding LLM class flavin-dependent oxidoreductase — its product is MSIEFIGYIGGHHASEIHPRSGPTLQPDYVETVARAHEEAGFDRALVAFHSNSPDSTLIAAHAASVTKKLQFLIAHRPGFVQPTLAARQFATFDVFNGGRTAVHIITGGDDRELRADGSHIGKDERYARTDEYLSVVRQEWTAEQPFDFAGTYYQVEGAHSTVKSPQQPHIPLYFGGSSTAAIEVAGKHADVYALWGETYEQVREVVTQVRAEAARHGRTIRFSLSLRPILAETEELAWARAENILQRATALAEQNGFVRREPPNEGSRRLLAAAAQGARLDKRLWTGIAGLLGAQGNSTSLVGTAEQVAEALVDYYDLGITTFLIRGFDPLNDAIEYGKQLIPLTRQLIAQREQARQVA
- a CDS encoding acetoin dehydrogenase dihydrolipoyllysine-residue acetyltransferase subunit, which encodes MIHTLTMPKWGLSMTEGRIDVWLKQPGDRVEKGEEVLDVETDKISSSVEAPFSGVLRRVLALSDETLPVGALLGIVVEGEATDAEIDAVIDSFNAGFVSTAAESEASGPSAQKVEIGGRLLRYLDLGEGDTPLVLVHGFGGDLNNWLFNQPALAAERRVIALDLPGHGESGKQLQTGDAEELSQAVLALLDHLKLDRVHLAGHSMGGLVSLTLASQAPQRVASLILIASAGLGADINGDYLQGFTAANNRNALKPQLTQLFSDPALVTRQMLEDMLKFKRLEGVDQALQQLNSQLFEGGRQRLDLRAVVARQPSLVIWGSDDAIIPAGHAEGLAAQVEIVPGQGHMVQLEAAERVNQLIATFLKSQP